One genomic window of Punica granatum isolate Tunisia-2019 chromosome 1, ASM765513v2, whole genome shotgun sequence includes the following:
- the LOC116213561 gene encoding probable serine/threonine-protein kinase At1g01540: MTVYNASFVNNELSKQTSIFGLRLWVVIGIFLGSVIVVALFLLSLCLTSRRRCSSSKHRHPKSSALPAAASPPVSKEIQEIVPYHAPPPLPEIQIDMGKVEHRVVYSDRQSSGESRGTAGLETASFGSSGNVGPEVSHLGWGRWYTLRELEAATNGLCEENVIGEGGYGIVYRGLLGDGTKVAVKNLLNNRGQAEREFKVEVEAIGRVRHKNLVRLLGYCVEGAYRMLVYEYVDNGNLDQWLHGEVGDVSPLTWNIRMNIILGTAKGLAYLHEGLEPKVVHRDVKSSNILLDCQWNAKVSDFGLAKLLCSERSYVTTRVMGTFGYVAPEYACTGMLNEKSDIYSFGILIMEIITGRSPVDYSRTKGEVNLVDWLKAMVGDRRAEEVVDPKLPDMPASKALKRVLLVALRCVDPDATKRPKMGHVIHMLEADDLLFRDGRQIGKEPASSNQDYQQAVNKHMSEGASESESSKCDSGRDYLQPTGWR, translated from the exons atgacgGTCTACAATGCGTCCTTCGTCAACAATGAGCTCTCCAAGCAGACCTCAATCTTCGGCCTCCGCCTCTGGGTCGTGATCGGGATCTTCCTCGGCTCCGTTATCGTCGTCgccctcttcctcctctccctCTGCCTCACCTCCCGCCGCCGCTGCTCTAGCTCCAAGCACCGCCACCCCAAGTCCTCCGCCCTCCCCGCCGCCGCCTCCCCTCCCGTCTCCAAAGAGATCCAGGAGATCGTCCCCTACCACGCCCCGCCCCCCCTCCCGGAGATCCAAATCGACATGGGCAAGGTGGAGCACCGGGTGGTGTACTCGGATCGGCAGTCCAGCGGGGAGAGCCGGGGGACCGCGGGCCTCGAGACGGCCTCGTTTGGGAGCAGCGGGAACGTGGGGCCTGAGGTCTCCCACTTGGGGTGGGGCCGGTGGTACACTCTGAGAGAGCTGGAGGCCGCCACCAATGGGCTCTGCGAGGAGAATGTGATTGGAGAAGGCGGCTATGGCATTGTTTACCGGGGACTGCTCGGCGACGGCACTAAAGTAGCCGTCAAGAACCTCTTGAACAACAG GGGACAAGCTGAGAGGGAATTCAAGGTGGAGGTTGAAGCAATCGGTCGCGTGAGGCACAAGAATCTCGTTAGGTTGCTGGGATATTGTGTTGAGGGCGCTTACCG GATGCTTGTCTATGAATATGTAGACAATGGCAATTTGGACCAGTGGCTTCACGGGGAAGTTGGAGACGTCAGCCCATTGACGTGGAATATCCGTATGAATATTATTCTTGGAACTGCAAAAGG GCTTGCCTATCTTCATGAGGGCCTTGAACCTAAGGTTGTCCATCGAGATGTGAAATCCAGCAACATACTGCTCGACTGTCAGTGGAATGCCAAAGTATCTGACTTTGGACTTGCTAAGCTCTTATGCTCGGAAAGGAGTTATGTAACAACCCGTGTCATGGGAACATTTGG TTATGTGGCACCAGAATATGCCTGCACTGGGATGTTGAACGAGAAGAGTGACATTTACAGCTTTGGAATACTCATCATGGAAATAATTACCGGGAGAAGTCCAGTCGACTATAGCCGAACGAAAGGGGAG GTGAATCTGGTGGATTGGTTAAAGGCAATGGTTGGAGATCGAAGGGCAGAGGAAGTTGTGGACCCGAAGCTGCCTGACATGCCTGCTTCGAAAGCGCTCAAACGTGTTCTATTGGTGGCTCTTCGATGTGTCGATCCCGATGCAACAAAGAGGCCCAAGATGGGGCATGTTATCCACATGCTCGAGGCCGATGACTTGCTGTTCCGTGAT GGACGCCAAATCGGGAAAGAACCTGCAAGCTCAAACCAAGATTATCAGCAAGCAGTGAATAAACATATGAGCGAAGGAGCCTCGGAAAGTGAATCGAGCAAATGTGACAGCGGTAGGGATTATCTTCAGCCAACTGGATGGAGATAG